ATGTGGGGTGGATGGGGAGGTTTGCCTGCTCTGTGACGCTTTCTCCGCTTCTTTTCAAACAGGAAGCTGCAATGGCCAAGCTGTCCGCATCAGAGGCTGCAACTTCCATTTCCCATCAGGTAAGCTTCTTTTGATGGCCGCTGTGCCTGCTTGTATGCAAGAACTCAGGCAGCAGCCAGACCACCCAAATCTGTCTTCTTTTACTGTTCTGTCATGCCAGCTGGAAAGGAATCCAGCAGTTCATGTGCAAGACTTTAAAGGGCAATTGCGAACTAGTTGTGCGTGTGGCCGCGGCTAATGCAgtgctcccttcccctcttccttttgttATCTACTCTCATGTTGCAGCCACAGCTTCCATAGAGGGCCCCAGAATCCGCTGACGACACTTGGGTTGCTTTTGTTTCAGGCTATCCAGATCCTGGGCGGCATGGGCTACGTGACAGAGATGCCAGCAGAACGCCACTATCGCGATGCTCGGATTACAGAGATCTACGAGGGAACCAGTGAGATACAAAGGCTGGTCATTGCAGGGCAGCTGCTGAAAGCTTATCGAGGTTGAAGGGGGGAGTTGTATTCCCATGCCTCCTACCTGCATTTCTTGCAAATACATGTGTGAATAGAGATGAGAGACCCCCAGAGGATGAGACAAGCCCCACTGACCAGTTTGGATTGAGACCTGTAGGAGACAGTTGCTGTCATGCCACCCTCCCTGCCCTGTGCCTTTAAGCTGAGGGTGCCGACCTGCAGCATCCAGTAGGAGTGTTCTCTGCTCACTGTTCAAGTCTCTTACAGAAGCTGCAGGTTTACCAGGAGGAGAGTCTTTTACAACAGGAACAAACTGCCCTCTGCTGTTCAAGTGCTTTACACAGATACATGCAATGAATACGTCACACTACCAACGGTTTgatttcctcccccctctcctttgcCCTATAGCCTCAGGAGGTCTTCAATGAATGGTTAAAACAATTCTTGCAGCAGAAAGCAGATGGCGCTCAGGAAAACAGCTCTATTCTATGTAGAACAGGGCAAATGAGAAATGTTCCCCAGCATCCACTACTGTCAAGCAGGTGTAACGGCACACACCAGAATAATCATCTGGAAGAGTAACAAGTATTGCACTGGAACATCCAATCTATGACTATGCTGATTTTAGTTAGTAGCTGCATCTTGTAAACTCACAGCTGCTCAGACCCAGTTGGCTTCTGCTCTCCTATCCTCTCAGAGATGCAAATGCCATAGGGCAGAAATTGAGAGGCCAGTGTTCCTTTTTCTCACACAGTAAGGAACCCTTTAGCAATGTTCTGCTGGCCTCTCAATGTGCATCTAGTGAAGACCACTCCCTCCACTCCCTGTCCCTGATTTCTGAAATAAATGTTCAGAATAACAACGGTCCATGGCTGACTCCTTCTACTGTGAACAGCAATCACTGCAATGGAATATTGTACATATAAGATAGGGCACTGTAGGTGTTCACTATGACAGCTAATTGGAACAAGCCTCCAGCAGCAGAGGTAGTATACCCCTGAATAGCAAACTTAGTACTATACAGTAGAGGAGGACAGTTACCTTTGGCATGTTCACAAAGCCGGACATATAGGTATTTTGCTGGTTGCTGTGGAAGCGGTTGTGGGCTTGACACCCTTTCGTCACTCTAAACCATCTAGTGCTTACCCTCATTTGCAGCAAGACAGATATAAAACAAAGCCATCCCCATTTTGAATGCAAATCCTATTTTCACCACATCAGAAACTACTTTCTGAAAAGTCATTGGAGCAACTGCATTCAGACACCACCATATTTTTAATGAATGTCTGGATGAAATCATAAGGACACATGTCTACATGTCCTCAATTGCAGTATGAACAACGGAATCCAGCTTCCAGCACAGAGTTCACAACGCAATTTGAGTTACtagttttaataatttttaaaacccaGCAGTTTTCTAGGCCTCATGTTGAGAGTATAAGCTTGTTTCGAATCAAACATTCCAAGAAATCAAATTTGagccaacttttttttaaatggactaTTAGCAACCAGTGTAACTTGTTCAGCTTTTTATCAAGCCTGCAAGATTTGCAGTTACGTTTGCAGTAAGTGACATTGtggacccacccaccccccaaaattaGGAACTATGAGGTGAGCAAAGTGAATCCAGCTCCTACTTTGCTATTTCAAATACAGTTTTTGCCCCTCAACACATTTACCCCCCCCAAAGTAACGTTGCCTCCAGCTCTGGGTTCTTCAGCTCCACCATTTAACACATCTGCTTCTGGAAGCTACAGAGATGAAGGTCACCAGGAAAAGACAATCACATGCAGTAAGACAAGCCTGTGGAAGCTTACAAATTTATGACAAATTACTCCCAGAATTTAACTACCTGCCTAGCACCTTTTGTACAGCAGATGTTACAGCTGGCTTTCAAGGCAGCGACAAATATATGCAAAGCTGTACCGTGCAAGGTTTTGGAagttttgctgggggggggggggcagcagcacAAAATCCCCATCCCTTCCAGTTCCATGCCACGCTATAGCAGCCACACTGGAACGGATGTCACTCCTTAGGGATAGATTTTTAGTACAGAACGTTTCAATCGCACTGTATAGACTTAATTTTCAAGGGAGACATCAGTGAATTACTGTGTGGGATTGCTGAGTGAACCCTGAACTAGTCAATGAATAAGACGGGTGTTGGGACAGGCAGCACCCTGCCCTGGGGTGGTACAAGCAGGCAACGCCTTTTAGCTCAATCCCGATTTACACAATAGTGGGATTAGGAAGGGTCTGGGAGGCCTTGGTGCATAATTAACAACTCCTGCTTCCACAGGAAAGCCTGCTTTGCCAAGATAAGCAAGGCACCAGGCAAACTGAGTAGCAAAGTGACTCCAAGGCAGCTGTGAATCAGTAAGTCCCCACATCAGTCCTCCCAGCTGCGAAAACACCAGGAGACTGTCCCTCAGCAGGATGGCACACACTATGATAATACTGACTTACCTTACAGCACGGGTGGAGAaccagtgcccctccagatgttgttggtccccaactcccagcagccagcatggccaatggtgggagctggagtccagcaacatctggcaggccaaagatttcccacctCTGCCTTACAGGGCTGTTAGGATCAGAGAGAGAATGGGAAGGCACAATTTTAAGTGCTATATAAATTATCAATAGCAGCAGAATAAATAAATCTCTCTTACAGAACTTGCTTGCTCAGTAAATGATCATAAATGCACAGCATGTCAAAGTTCTTTCCAACAGGTGCTTAACATTACAGGGTGAAGAAAGTCAACTCTAAAATTGTTTCCTGCAGGGAAAAAAGTCAAAGCAGAAAATGCAATCCCCTTTCAAGTAATCAGTAAAGACTGTTATGTTATACTTCAACAAAGCTTAGTGGGAATTCGCTGCATAACATTTTGCCTTTCCCTTGTTTCCCCTTTAATATGTGCCAAGAGATCAAATATTACAAAGCATGGGGGGGGAAAGGATTCCGGATAAACTAGGCATTGAAAGTCAATGCCTAAATTACATATAATTTCCACACAGTTGGTTTTAGGAAATTTTGAAACTACAGGCAGAAAATTAATAGGTACTTTGGAAGATGCTGGGGCGTTAATTACTGTACTATGACCAGGTCAGATTCGACTGCTATATAATCCAGTCTGAAACTTGTTGGGGGTTTTTACGCCATATACATGATTCAACATTGACAAGTAGCAGCCAGTGGGAGCTTTTCCACCAGACTCCTCCTCTATGTTTAATATGGGTTCTAGTACAGGAAAGGCTGGAGCATTTAGCAGGGACTTCAATCCACACACACAGGCAGCCCTCCAACCAAAGACTTTCACTGGCCCAAAGCTGAGACTGCTGACCTGCAGGTCTCATGGAGGGGGAACAGTCCAAGAGCTAGGTATTTTGACTCTAGGATGCACGTTATGCAAAGCAAGCAAATGTTAGAATGAACTGAAATGGAATTCTTAGCATGCAAAATTCTTGGGAATTCAGGAGATGGGTACTCATCACACACAACTGCCATGTTCTATTTCCTTAAAAATCTTAACTTCTCTGCACGTAATCAAACTAAATGGCTTCTCATTACTGTGCCAAATAAATGGACCTTGCCAGCCCTTTTCCCCATCACCGCCCCATGAAACTTTTGAAGACAAGCTAGCACCTGTCCTAATGGCTGAACAAAGCCAACATAAGTATTCATTTAATTGCGGTTGCTTTCCAAAAGAACTTTGCATGTGATCTGTTCAAATGAGATTCCTCTGCATGTCTGCTGAaacaatgcattaaaaaaaacctcctgtCCGCAAGATAGTCAAGAACTAGTGGGTTCTTGGCAAGAAAACTTTAGGATAAACAAGAGGTTGGTTAAATTTGTGTGAAGTTTTTAGCAAGAAATTTATGCAGCTGTtcctaaaatcagtttaaaactaACCAAACAAGTCCAGCTTTTCAGCTGATAACGCTGAATACTGCACAAAGATACTCACTGTGAAGCTAAAAAAAGTGTTTGGaacagaaagggggagggagggatagcCGGCATTTTCTTCTGAGAGACAGGCTGCTTGACATGGCCTTGCTGTGAGGGCACACAAATAGccccttgctgaagttaagcaggtcttGGTCAGCACATagaagactgcctgggaatcccACATATGCTACCCTGAGTTCCACTACAGAAGAAAAGGCAAGATACAATGTACTCAAAGATATGCAGTTTCCATTATTATTTATCATCTTCTGGTCCTGGTTTTTCCCCTCAAGGCAGCTTCTAATCAATAAACTGTAAGACCAGCCTTGCCGAAGATGCACCCAGTATCTTGTTTCCACAGTGGTCAAGCAGATGCTCCtggaaagccctcaagcaggaacGCAGATCTCCCTAAAAGGAACTGAGGAAGCAGCAAGAcaagaggaaaggggggaaatattCCATAAGATGATTCCCAACTGGTAGCGCTGACACCATGTCAGGAATCCCCAAAGTCAGGGCTCAGCTCAAGGCATCCATTTTCCTACTCAGGGCAAGACTTTAAACCAGTCTGCAGAAAAGAAACTTTcactttgacagaaaaaaagagaagatCATCCTAGGAACCTTTGAAATAGTTGATCTTTCGCAGTTAAAATAACATAGCCATGACAACTGGTTTAGAAAAGTCCACGTTTTAAGAGACTCCCAGGTACAAAGCAGTCATCACAAACTTTGACCGATCACAACAGCAGAGGACAggattctctctttttctctcactctccctttttttaaaacatcggGGAATGGGGAAAAAATACAGCACACTAATTaaacaatgcaaaaaaaaatagaaaaaatagAAAATAGAAAAAATGTATTTACAAGTCATACATTACTATGATCAGAACGCACAGAGACAACAGCTGCTATAATACATGCAGGAGGTCAAGAAAGAGCTCTACTAAAAACCTGTAAATGGATTAAGttgtttaaaaaacccacaaacaaaaAAGCAGGCGCTGGCGTGGGGGGCGGGGGAGGTAAAGGGCTTCTGCTGTGTCCCTCCCCACGTTTGCTACATTgactgaaaaaagcaaattcaaaGAATCCCCTAAAATCCAGGAGCACACTCAGTACAAAATACTAcactgtgtttgttgtttttaactgaagCTTCACtcatggagggagggggaagaggcagCAGCATATCTGCAGATCCACAGACAAGAAAGCCCAAGAGTTAAACTGCTCTACATGCTAAAAATCACAGCAAGCCCCGTCAGCTACCCAGCATGAGCCTAGCAGGTTTCCCCATCgcatctgtttgtttatttatgggTGGGTGCACATGTGTAGGCAAGCATGTCTACGTATACAAGTCGTGCCCTTCTCCACTGCAACGTGACATCGGGGTGGAAACGTAACTCGTTACAACGAAGTCTTTATATTGTGTACAGCATGAAGTCGCTCAATGTCTGTGGATTTAATAAGTCACCTCACACCACAGAACAGAATTAATAAATttgaaaaggggtgggggaagattaTAGTGACAAAAGAACTTctgtctcagttctctctgaaagCGGAGTCCAACAGAAACACTGGTCCCAAAGTACTGGTGGGGTTCCCTAAGAAACTCCCAAAGCAgtgaccatttcttttctcttagtGTTCTTAAGCTCCTCAACGACTCTGCGTCGTTTTCAGCAGAAAGTCAGTCAGtctgtctcctcttcctcctcccgagAAACACCTGATGGCCTGGCACAAATCCGTAAAAAGGAGGagcggaggggagggagggaggggaggggggtgggtgccgctgctgccgccaacTGTCCCCACTTCcaagcagggagggaggaagcccCCCCCACCCCTTTGCTCTCTTCTCCTTTCCATGAAGCAAGTCCATTTGTACAAGTTCCACAGTCTGGTAATTCTCCCGAGTACCAGCCCAGCCACAGGGACGGACAACCAAGTTGTGAGGCAAGAAAAGGACCAGGCAGAAGAGTTCCGGTCACTTCCCATCCATTCCATCATACCTCTAGGAACCGTGAGCTGCTGGACTTGGAGTGGAATGGCTCAGACCACATGCGACGCAAGTCACCCTAAGGAAAGGCACAGCAGAGTCAGCGTGCGCGCGCAGAGTTTGAAGGGGCTCCTCCAGGAAAAGCCTTCCTTGGAGCTAGATTATGGCAACAGGTTGCCAATGTTCCCTTCATGGGAAAGGTGCTCCAGAAACAGCTGCCATGCAAtgccaggtgctcttggatgaaactgagcATCCAGGTCCCTTTCAGGAAGAAcccaagaagagtctgctgggtcaggccgggggcccatctagtccagcaacctgttctcacagtggccaaccagatgcccattatgggaagcccacaagcaggacctgagtgcaagagcactctcccctcttgcagtttccagcaaatggtattccaAAACATACTACCCCCAACTGTGGAGGAAAAGCAcggccaccatggctagtagcctgggtttggtacagaaactgtCTCGGCTGCCCTAACGCCCAGTTAtttctgaactacatctcccatcgacgccagccagcatggccaacagtgctGCAGGAGGGCCCCATGTCTGCCCTACGCTGGGCGGAGGACAGGAGTGCCACCTGCTCACTTTCCTGGATCTCTCAACAGCTTTAAACACCGTTAACCACAGTACCCTTCTGAATAGGCTGTCTGGGTTGAAGGACTGGGGGCACTGAATCAGGATGGCTCCATTCCTACTTTGATGGCAGGAAGCGAGAGTGAAGGACCACTGCTTGGCTCTGGAGGAGTTATGGCAGGAGCATCAAccacggtgccctccagacattttaggGTATCACTCCCatctacccagccagcatggtcaatcatcagggacaatgggaactggagtccaacgacatctggagggcaccacactggctacctgaTTTATGCTATGGAATCCCACTGTGCCCTTTAACAGCCACATGAAATTGCTGAGTGAGAACTCTGAAAATCTGGAGTGAGGGGTCCTCAATATTTGGACGACACCCATTTCTCTTTTTTATCTCATTCAGGGGAGTCAGTGGAACAGCTGAATCAGTGCCTGGCCTCCGTAATGGACTAGGTGAGCATCAGTAAACAAGATAGAGGCACTGCTGTCAGGCCGCTCACCTGCCCAGGAAGGTGGCGCTCTAGAAGCGGCTCCCCTCTGCCAGAAGGGCCAGGCTCACTCTGGAGGGTGCTGCCAGAGAGAGTTCTGTGGCTGGAGGCCTCCATGGGGTCAGCGCCTTCCGGCAGCTCAGGCTGGTGCACCTGCCATTCTCGGGAAGCCCCCGTCAGAGGTACAGAAGGCAACAAAAGGCAGCAGTGATCATCCAACTTGTGGAATCCTCTCCTGGCACCCATCCTGAGGTCCTCTCAGTGCCAGGCAAGGGCCTTTTATTCTCCCAGCCCTTTGAACTGTGAACTTTAATGCCTGTTAAATGGGTTTTATGGTGGcttttagatgatgatgattatatacCTTCAAtgctgttgtaagctgccttgggtgggATCTACTTATCTCACACATAATTTTGGCTGTGCATAAGAGTCCAAAAGGGGTGTGCCCTGCAAACGCACAACAGCTGCTGGGGCACACACAAGGCATTACTACTGTGCCCACGGCTGCTGTTGCCACTGTTGCCCCAAGGCATCCCTGGGTCCCAACTGTGTGTGCCAAGACCTCCCTACAGGCTTCACTCTCATCTGCCTCACCTTTAAGTAGGCCATAGTGAGGAGTGGCAATAAGGTGAATGGTACCAAGTAGAGCAGGGCGGGCTGAGCTGCCCGATGGATGCGAGACGCAACCGTTGCAGTTAAGAGACCTGCAGGAGAAGAAAAGACAACACCGTGTCAGTGCCCCCAGGTGGTTCCCCTCTCTTGGAGAATGTCTTTGCTTGTTTGCAAGCCGCAGCCCTTGGGAGAAACACAGTATTGGGGGGGAGGCATTCCACAATACAAATTACCCAAATCCAGTGAATGACATTTTCCACTAAAATTCTGTTAACtgcattttcactttccaaagcagggatgggggcactccagatgttcctgaatacaactcccattagctcccaCAGCCAATAGTCAAGGCAGATGAGAGCTAAgaggagttcaacagcatctggagggccaaaagtaaAGTAAAGCAAAGGCTTATCAAAAAGCTGTTAACAGAATTTAGGCACTGATATTGTGGATAATAGATTATTTATTTGCTCTGCTGAAGGATTTTGTGTAGTGTAAAGATCTTGATAAAATTCCCAGAAGGGATCAGTtatttcttgtttttatattCGATTGAAGGAATTCCCTGTTGCTTATCTCCTCAACTACCTCAATAACAGTTTGGGTGATTTATTCCCAAACTCTTGTTTAATACAATTTCCCCTCTGCAAAACtcacaaacatacacattttgtaaaCATACTTTGCAATCAGTGAACATAATAAAACTTGCATAACTATTCttggtgctttgcatgcagccttCGGTTATAGAGTCTAGATTTTAAGAAACCCTTTGTTTGAAAAGTTTTAAAGAAAACATCAGAATCTTTCACATAACGAAGGCAGCTTCTCTACAAAAAGGAAGTGTGCTTTAATTCCTGTTCTGGAAATCCACAGAGTGGGCTCAAGTGTTCACAAAAGACTTTTCCATTATTTTTAAGTCTGTCGATTTCACCAGAGTAAACTGTGCCCCAAGTCTTCACTAGCCAGGGCTACTGTCCTCTGTTTTTCCAGTATCAAGCCTGATGCAACGTGATTAAATTCCTTCACTCTTTGGAATGTCAGCATTAACATATCCCAAAACATAACCTCTGTCTTCTTCCTCAATCCTAGCAACTTGAGCTATCCACTATTTTTTAAGCTCTCTTTCCTATTGCTCTTCCATTCAGGCTTCTATAAAGACTAACCCTGTCTACTCAGCTTCTGGCAAATAAAACCAAGATCATGGCAGCATGGCTAAGTGAGCACCCTGCAAGCCTGCTCTAATCTTTAGAGAAAAAAATAAGTgaaggtaaaaggtaaaggtgtccccacacttgcagTGCGAGAcgttttcgactcttagggtgacatcttgcgacgtttactaggcagaccgtatatatggggtgggattgccagttccgtccccggcctttctttaccccccagcatatgccgggtactcattttaccgaccacggatggatggaaagctgagtggacctcaaccccttttaccggagattcgacttcctcctttcgttggaatcgaactccggccgtgagcagagcttcggctgcattactgccgcttaccactctgcgccacggaggaagtTAAGAGGAAGTTAAGTGAAGTGAAGTTAAGACACCATTAAGAAGTGTCTGGAGTTTCGCTGTGCTCTTCATTCCACCTTAGGGTACATGCACACAATCTGGGGAAGCAGCAGGTGTTAAAGCTACAGGTGGAATTAGAAGATGTTTTCCGACTGCATTGCAGTTAAAAGCAAGCACGCAATATGTGTGTCTGTTTTTGTGTCTGTTTCTCATTACTTTCACCCACACCCCATCCACTATTGTGCACATCTGCCCTCCCCTTACCTACGAAGTATCCAATGAGAGTGCAGTGGAAATAGGAGACTTTTTGCATGCGGCCAGAGATGTTTCCTGGCCCTGGAGTACCACAGGAATCACTGTTGGCTTGCTTCTTGTAGTTGTCGTAACGCAGGACAAAGCAGAGCAGGAGGCCTGGCATCACAATATCTCCAATTCCCAGCATGGAGAAGTGGCTGCCTGTGGAACTGGAAAACAAGGAGCTGGGTGTATTCCAGAGTCGACATCCACCCCAGCAGACCCTCCCTCTCTCATCAGCACAGGGGCCCTTTGAGGGAGCCGAGTTAATTGCTGAGGTAGAAGCAAGAAGAGCACTTTCCCAATTCCCAGTGCTTCTTGGGGGGCTCTTTTTAAAATGGCATTGCTATTGCAGAAACATATCCCAAGATGGAAATGTCTTCAAGAAGCCTcagtaagggggggggggagaaggtccCTCCTACCTTGGAAAGACAAGTTTGCCAGGCAGTGACAAGCGGGGGACATCTCGACCTACGTTTGGTCCAAGGTGAAGCTTCCGCGATAAAACATCAAGGGGATTATCGGCCGGTTGTGTGGCCACTTTCACCATAACATTACTGTTGAAGATGTAGGCAGAAAAGAAGACCTAGAGGTGGGAGAAAGCGCTGAGCACCTCAAAAGCTGTTACCCTCTCTCATCATCCACTGGGAGCTCCATGACAAGTATTTGGTAGAGAATGCGGAAGTCATGATGTCAGCAAAGCAAGTAATGACCCAACACAGGACTTGCAGAACCTAACTGCCAGTTCCCGCTGGCATGGCGCCCAAGTCCTTTCATTAGTCCCAAGCAGGGGCAGACATACACGAGAGCATCACATTCCCAAAAGGAGATATAGCCCGCCCACAATGAACAGGTGGCTCCATCTGCACCTGCAAGAGATATTGCTGTAGGTCACCAGGCACCTCCCAAGAATCACCACATAAGGGGGCAAGGATGCAGCAAAGTAAACCCAGAGCTGCAGATGGGACCAAGACAGGAGCTGAAAGTCGCTTCAGGAACTGGGAAGAGGCAGACTGAGTCTGGCAGAAGAAGCCCCCTACCCTCCTAACAGAGATGGAGGCCAGCTCCGGCAAACAGGATCATGCAGCAAGAGGGCGGCAGTGGCCCTGCCCACAACGACACTAGTGTTTGCTTGCCCACCAGGGAGCTGCTGATACCCCCTGCCCAGATGAGGAGCAACCCCTGCCCTCTTTGGACACCAACCTCCTGAGTCCCTTGAACCTGGTGGTCAGTAACacactgggggtgggggtatTCCCCGTGGCCACTGCAAGcctgagaaagcagcagcagcagcagagcagtaAGAGGGCTGGGTGAGACTTTTTTTACACCACCATTCCCCCAGAAGCTGAGAGTTCAGAAGACTAAGAGGTGCTGAGACCGCCTGCCCAAAGTGGCCTTCAAGACTCAAAGAAGAGTACAAACAAAACAGTGGAAGCTGTAGAATTACACTTTTATTTGTAAGACAACTGCTGCCCTATTCTACTATGCAAACCACTTTTTTATTGTAAAGTGGCGTATAAACACTCTAAACAAATCTCTCTGGCTGCCGAGATGCTGCAGGGTCAGACCAAGATGGTGCGCCAAGGTAtgtaatcacacacacacccagcaaacAGTGAGGCCTCTTCATAGCCCATTTCCCATGCAAGCGGCAGggaatctggagggtcacagggaaTGATACAGAAGGAAAAATGGTGCAAGTGAAGGAAAGACACTTTCAGAAAGTCATGACTGACAGCTGCAGGAAGAAACGGGTGTGCCTATTGCTGCATTATGGCGCCCAATGACAGTATTACAAGATGCTGGAGGTGATGAATACTGCCAGCCTGCCTCCAAGGTCAGAAGAACTCTTTGCATCTGGTGATAGGAATACATCAGAAACTAGAAACTCACCCAGAAGACATCATAAATTAACAGTCCCGAGAGCAGCAGGCAGGAAACCTTCAAGCTCGGCAAACGGACAAAGGCTATCATTGCCACACACAGGCCCATGGCCAGAGCTACAAAACAGAAATGCAACAAGTTAGATCACTATGCAAGACTCCCAGCGACTGCAGGCTTGGTGATGCCTACGGCTGCAGACAGACAACTGCTGTAACCAGGCACACCAACGTGGTGAAACGTCTTGGAATCAAAGTGGCAGTGAAGATACTGGGTTCGAAACTGAGGAAAGTGGCTAGTGTCTACTACAGACACATTCGCTACCAAGATCTGTCTAGGGCTGTGCATACTTGTCAACATAAAactcacatttctgcaattttgtATTCGGAATATGTTGAGCAAATCTGTATGTGCGTGCAATTAATTTACATTCATAGTTTCTctagatcagcctctcaagaatTCTAGATTGCTTTGGGCAGTGACCAaaatgggggagaggcagggaatgGTTTCTTTGAACCATAAAGCCTAAAATCTTTATTCTTCAATATCCGAAAGCCAACACTGTCAGGATGAAAGAACAGATAAAAGTCTGCATTTTTAAttgaaaaaacagtttaaaacat
This Rhineura floridana isolate rRhiFlo1 chromosome 19, rRhiFlo1.hap2, whole genome shotgun sequence DNA region includes the following protein-coding sequences:
- the SPPL3 gene encoding signal peptide peptidase-like 3, producing MAEQTYSWAYSLVDSSQVSTFLISILLIVYGSFRSLNMDFENQDKEKDSGSSAGPFNGNSTNNSIQTIDSTQALFLPIGASVSLLVMFFFFDSVQVVFTICTAVLATIAFAFLLLPMCQYLTRPCSPQNKISFGCCGRFTAAELLSFSLSVMLVLIWVLTGHWLLMDALAMGLCVAMIAFVRLPSLKVSCLLLSGLLIYDVFWVFFSAYIFNSNVMVKVATQPADNPLDVLSRKLHLGPNVGRDVPRLSLPGKLVFPSSTGSHFSMLGIGDIVMPGLLLCFVLRYDNYKKQANSDSCGTPGPGNISGRMQKVSYFHCTLIGYFVGLLTATVASRIHRAAQPALLYLVPFTLLPLLTMAYLKGDLRRMWSEPFHSKSSSSRFLEV